GCTTCAGATTTTACTTTCTATGATTTTGATATGTCTTTCTTATTCCAAGGTTCTCATGGTGCAGAAGTAAGAGTTGCAGATTTAGATCAACTTTATTATGCAAGTGAATCTGCTGTGAATGAAGTTGCTAATTTTCCAGATAGAGATTTAACTGTTCACAGAAGATTTACAGACGATCATATACAAGATGCTTCTTTTGTAGCTTTAAGAAACGTAACATTAGGGTATAATATGCCAGAATCTATAACATCGAAACTTAATTGTACTAATTTGAGATTGTATTTAACTGGTGAAAACTTATTGTTTTTTACAGCAAAAGGATACGAAGGCTTTAATCCAGAAGCACAAGGTCAAACATCAAGTAATGCAAATACACCTTTAACTTCTGGTTATCAAAGAGGAGATGGACCAATTGTTAAAACGGTTTCTGCAGGTATTAACTTTCAATTTTAAAAAATTATGAAAAATATATATAAAAATTTAATCGTTTGTTTTTCTTTCATAACACTATTCTCTAGTTGTGAAACTGAATTAGACTTACAAAACCCAACTGCACTTTCTTTAGAAGAATTATTGCAAACAGATGATGGTTTTATAATGTTATCAAATGGAATATTAGACGCATATCAAAAAGTACCAGCTAACGAATTTTATTTAACAGAATTAAGATCAGATAATTCTAGAGCGAATTCAGAAAATGGTAATTTCCCACTAATTAGCTCTTATAATGTAGAGCCTAATAATGGAGATGTTGCAGCATATTACTCAAACAATATGCATACCATTAAACATGCAAATACTATTATAGACAATCGCTTTTTAGCTCCAGAAAGCCAACAATACACTGTTGGTGAAGCATACTTTATGAGAGCATTGTGTCATTTTAATTTGGTAAGAGCTTATCAAAATATACCTTATATCGATAAAGTTTTAGACATTACAAAAGAAGAAGCTTTACAGTATAAACAATTACCAGAAGCAGAGGTTTACGCAAAAATTATTGAAGATTTTAAAACCTCAATTGCTTATTTAGATAATGCAGAACAAAATAAATATAGACCATCTAAAGGAGCAGCAATTTGTTTAGCAGCAAAAGCATATTTAAGTCAGCCATCACCTAACTATAGTGAAGCAGAACTTTTATTAGCCTCTGTTGTTGAGAATAATGGATCTTATGGTTACGATTTAATTTTTACTGAAAGAGCTGCTGCTACAGATTTTAATGGAAATGGAATTGTTAGTGATAGTGAATATAATGCAACTTTAGCAATTGATTTTGGAAACGTTTTTGGAAACGACTTTAATGGAGATTATGCTGAAGAAGAAATAGTATTGGATGGCTCTTGGGCAAATACTGGAATAGAAAAAAATAAAGAAATCATTTTTTCTATAGCTTATGATTTGGTGAATAGTGATAATTATGTAACTGCAGATAGTGGTTTAGGAGATCAAGTAGAAACTGATTCTGAGTCGTTTAGTTTTGCAATGACGTTGCAAGGACCTTCAAATGGAGTTAATATTGCTACAAATGAACTTTTAGAAGTAATGACGCCAGAATTACAACCTGTAAGATTTAATGCTACATTTATAGCACTATCTTATAATCCAACTATTTTAACAAACGATACATTTAATGCTAAATTTCCTACAAATGGTGAAATTGGCGACAATGATTGGATAATTTTAAGATATGCAGATGTGTTGTTATTATATTCAGAAGCAATCTTAGCAGGAGCAGAATCTACAACAGATGAAAGAGCAATAGAAGCCTATAATAAAGTAAGAAGAAGAGCTGGTTTAGAAGAAAATTCTAATTTTGTTCTTACCAAACAAGAATTATTAGATGAAAGAAGAGCCGAATTTGTTTTTGAAAATCAGCGTTTATTTGATTTAATTAGATTTGGAGAGGCAGATAATGTATTAAGACAATTCTCAATAGATAACAGTTTAAATTATACAAGCGAAAAGAAATACCTTCCTTTTCCTCAAAGAGAAATAGACAATTTACCTGGTTTTTACAACCAAAATAACGGATACTAAAATAATATAATGATGAAAAAACATATAAAAAATTTAAAATATATTGTGTTAGTGGTGTTAGTTTCGCTAACCTCTTGTTTAGATGATTCTTTGCCAAATGTTGGTGATTTGCCAGATTTTACAAATCCAACACCTTTTTACAACGTAGAAGATGTTTCAACGTCTAGCTTTGACTGTAATGATGTAGAGATTTCTGCAAATTATGATTTTAATTTTCAGGCAGGTTCTAACCTAGCTGTAAATGGTACACAATATCAATGGGCTGTTACACCTTCTGATGGAGTAACTTTTATCAACAAAGATTTACCTATTCTTAAACAAGCTATTCAAGGAGAATTAGCTACAGTTGTAGCTATTGAAAACGAAATCGCTAAATTAGAATTTAAATTACCTTGTGAAACAAATGCTGCAAGAATTGCTGTTTTAGAATCACAAATTGCAGGTTTAAAGGCAGATTTACAAACCGCTAACAATAACCTTTCAGAAACAACCTTACAAAATGTTGCTAATTTAGAGGCACAAATTGCTGCTTTACCAGCTGCAACTTTACAAGATAGAGAATTAATTTTCTCATTCCCAAAGCCAGATGTGTACACAGTAAGTTTAACAGTTACAGATGATCTTGGAAAATCAGAAACAACAGAAAAATTAATTACCGTAAATCAAGCAGTACCAACAATTGCAATTCCAGAAATAGGAGAAGCAAGTTTTGAAGATGGTAGTTTATTTGATGGTACAGGAGATGGTAGAGATTCTTGGAGATCTCCAAGTAGCTCAAGATGGGGTTCTGTTTTTCAAATTAATACAGATTCTAATGGAAGAGGTGAAGGAAATGATTTACCTGATGGAGTTCAAGCAGCTAAATTTCCTGCAGACGGAACTAGAACTGGTTATCAAGAAATAGCTTTAACACCAGGAGCAACTTATGTTTTAACATACTTTACAACTTTTGATGGTTTAAACACTTTTGGAGATTTAACAGTAGCAATTGTAAGCACAAATGCAAATAGTCTTGATGAAGCTAGATTAGCAGTAAATACAATAGCTTCTAGAACAGATAATAATGTGGGTAGAGTAGACAATGTGTTTAAAAAGCATGCACTTACATTTGAAGCTGGTACTAATGAATCTGCTATTATTCTAATAACAAATACAGGAGTAGAAAGTAGATTGGATGCTTTTGAAATAATCGTTAAACAATAACATAGAGTCTAAAATTTAATATTATGATTTATAATAAATTAATTAAAAAATTCTACAGAAGTCTTTTTGCATTACTTGTTATTTCTATAAGTTTTGCATCTTGCTACGATTCTGGTTTCGAAGAATTTGTACCACCAACAGGAAACGTAAATAATATACAACCCACAACCCTTTTTACAGCCACAACAAATGCTGATGATAATTTAGGGGTGATTTTTAGAAGTTATTCAACAGATGCAGCTTCATATTTGTGGGATTTTGGAGATGGTAACACATCTACAGAGGCAAACCCAGATTATGTTTATTCAGCAGGAGGTTTATATCAAGTAAAATTAACAACAACAAGTGCAGAAGGTTTAATAGGTAAAGATTCTACAAATGTAGCACCTATATTTATTGATTTTAGTTTTACCAGTATAGACTCTCAAGTAACATTTACAAATATTACAGATGGAGCAGCCAGTTTGGTTTGGAATTTTGGTGATGGAGAATCAGTAAGTTGGGAAGCTGAAGATACGCAAACAGATCCAGATTTTAGTCCAGTACATACCTATGATACTGCAGATGTTTTTGATGTAACTTTAACTGCTACTACTTTTTCAGGTAGAGAAGTTTCTGTTACAAAAAAAGTAGAAGGCTTAGTTTTAGCTGCAATACCAGATTTTTCTTTTTCTTCTAATGGATTAAGAGCAGAATTTACAGATGAATCTCTTTTAGCAGAATCTTATAGTTGGAATTTTGGGGATGGAGCAACATCAACAGAAAAAGATCCTGTTCATATTTATGCTGCAACAGGAACTTATGATGTAACTTTAACAATTACAAATACAGCAAATGTAGAAAGAAGTATTACCAAGGTAGTACCAATTGGTGGTGTAAAACCAACATTTAAAGCAATTGTTCTAAATGGTACAGGAGACGAGTTTCAAGGTACAACTGGAGATAATGCAGATGCTTGGGATATGACTCCAAACAGTACAGTAAATGATGATGATTTAGGCACAATAGATAGTCCTTATAGAGCAATTTGGTTTAATTCAGATT
The DNA window shown above is from Polaribacter sp. Hel_I_88 and carries:
- a CDS encoding RagB/SusD family nutrient uptake outer membrane protein yields the protein MKNIYKNLIVCFSFITLFSSCETELDLQNPTALSLEELLQTDDGFIMLSNGILDAYQKVPANEFYLTELRSDNSRANSENGNFPLISSYNVEPNNGDVAAYYSNNMHTIKHANTIIDNRFLAPESQQYTVGEAYFMRALCHFNLVRAYQNIPYIDKVLDITKEEALQYKQLPEAEVYAKIIEDFKTSIAYLDNAEQNKYRPSKGAAICLAAKAYLSQPSPNYSEAELLLASVVENNGSYGYDLIFTERAAATDFNGNGIVSDSEYNATLAIDFGNVFGNDFNGDYAEEEIVLDGSWANTGIEKNKEIIFSIAYDLVNSDNYVTADSGLGDQVETDSESFSFAMTLQGPSNGVNIATNELLEVMTPELQPVRFNATFIALSYNPTILTNDTFNAKFPTNGEIGDNDWIILRYADVLLLYSEAILAGAESTTDERAIEAYNKVRRRAGLEENSNFVLTKQELLDERRAEFVFENQRLFDLIRFGEADNVLRQFSIDNSLNYTSEKKYLPFPQREIDNLPGFYNQNNGY
- a CDS encoding PKD domain-containing protein, whose amino-acid sequence is MKKHIKNLKYIVLVVLVSLTSCLDDSLPNVGDLPDFTNPTPFYNVEDVSTSSFDCNDVEISANYDFNFQAGSNLAVNGTQYQWAVTPSDGVTFINKDLPILKQAIQGELATVVAIENEIAKLEFKLPCETNAARIAVLESQIAGLKADLQTANNNLSETTLQNVANLEAQIAALPAATLQDRELIFSFPKPDVYTVSLTVTDDLGKSETTEKLITVNQAVPTIAIPEIGEASFEDGSLFDGTGDGRDSWRSPSSSRWGSVFQINTDSNGRGEGNDLPDGVQAAKFPADGTRTGYQEIALTPGATYVLTYFTTFDGLNTFGDLTVAIVSTNANSLDEARLAVNTIASRTDNNVGRVDNVFKKHALTFEAGTNESAIILITNTGVESRLDAFEIIVKQ
- a CDS encoding PKD domain-containing protein, which translates into the protein MIYNKLIKKFYRSLFALLVISISFASCYDSGFEEFVPPTGNVNNIQPTTLFTATTNADDNLGVIFRSYSTDAASYLWDFGDGNTSTEANPDYVYSAGGLYQVKLTTTSAEGLIGKDSTNVAPIFIDFSFTSIDSQVTFTNITDGAASLVWNFGDGESVSWEAEDTQTDPDFSPVHTYDTADVFDVTLTATTFSGREVSVTKKVEGLVLAAIPDFSFSSNGLRAEFTDESLLAESYSWNFGDGATSTEKDPVHIYAATGTYDVTLTITNTANVERSITKVVPIGGVKPTFKAIVLNGTGDEFQGTTGDNADAWDMTPNSTVNDDDLGTIDSPYRAIWFNSDLDDWLAANCVDTDEQPGSTSDGNKFAGLGDRGLKINEPCRRLYQVVTVEAGVEYSFTIQSRSESDDTQTEVFILNNEITSEDAINTVAERDANADAYFLIDNDFNSSKASSSDNTFTTTTFGFKASTNKVVIYVRAISANTIDGSREVFYDNIDIITPGF